From Ignisphaera aggregans DSM 17230, the proteins below share one genomic window:
- a CDS encoding anthranilate phosphoribosyltransferase (COGs: COG0547 Anthranilate phosphoribosyltransferase~InterPro IPR000312:IPR017459:IPR005940~KEGG: sso:SSO0890 anthranilate phosphoribosyltransferase (TrpD)~PFAM: glycosyl transferase family 3; Glycosyl transferase, family 3-like~PRIAM: Anthranilate phosphoribosyltransferase~SPTR: C5SQY3 Anthranilate phosphoribosyltransferase~TIGRFAM: anthranilate phosphoribosyltransferase~PFAM: Glycosyl transferase family, a/b domain; Glycosyl transferase family, helical bundle domain~TIGRFAM: anthranilate phosphoribosyltransferase), which yields MVSNSYLDKIVNRIDLSDLEAEELAIKIMNGDIPDVVVSAILVALRMKGEAPSEIVGFVRAMRRFANRINAEFAIDTAGTGGDGLGTFNASTASAILTSIVHPVAKHGNRAVSGRSGSADVLEVLGYNISIEPLKAYELLKKTNFVFLFAPLYHPAMKRVAPIRRALGVRTIFNILGPLANPGGTRRQVIGVFSKSFMPIIAEAISRLDYERVVLVHGEPGIDEVSTHGNTYVYEISGSRIEEYIVSPEDLGAKRVDINRLVVSSPEESAIRMLRASKGFDRDVAEFIKINTAFALYIAGKARDPRDGYEYSSQLLPQLIDRIEELVKYNGDESRFRYIKVMTKCE from the coding sequence ATGGTGTCGAATAGCTATCTAGATAAGATTGTGAATAGAATTGATCTCAGCGATTTAGAGGCGGAAGAGCTAGCTATAAAGATTATGAATGGGGATATTCCAGATGTAGTAGTATCAGCTATCCTAGTTGCTCTTAGAATGAAGGGAGAAGCACCATCGGAGATAGTAGGATTTGTAAGGGCTATGAGAAGATTTGCTAATAGGATAAACGCTGAGTTTGCTATTGATACAGCTGGAACTGGTGGTGATGGTCTAGGAACATTTAATGCTAGTACAGCATCAGCAATACTTACAAGTATTGTTCATCCAGTTGCTAAGCATGGTAATAGAGCTGTTAGTGGTAGGAGTGGAAGTGCTGATGTCCTTGAAGTTCTAGGATACAACATCTCTATAGAGCCTTTAAAAGCATATGAACTTCTTAAGAAGACAAACTTTGTATTTCTATTTGCACCACTCTACCATCCAGCAATGAAGAGAGTAGCTCCTATAAGGAGAGCTCTTGGCGTTAGAACAATATTCAATATCCTTGGACCACTTGCAAACCCTGGTGGAACTAGGAGACAGGTTATAGGGGTATTTTCAAAGAGCTTTATGCCTATTATTGCAGAGGCTATTAGTAGGCTTGACTATGAGAGAGTTGTATTGGTTCATGGAGAGCCGGGTATAGATGAGGTTAGTACCCATGGCAATACCTATGTTTATGAAATTAGTGGTTCTAGGATTGAGGAATATATAGTCTCTCCAGAGGATCTAGGTGCAAAGAGAGTTGATATAAATAGACTAGTTGTTTCAAGTCCAGAGGAATCAGCTATAAGAATGCTTAGAGCTTCAAAGGGTTTTGATAGAGATGTTGCAGAGTTCATAAAGATTAACACAGCTTTTGCTCTATACATTGCTGGGAAAGCTAGAGATCCTAGAGATGGATATGAATACTCCTCACAACTTTTGCCACAGCTCATAGATAGAATTGAAGAGCTGGTAAAATATAATGG
- a CDS encoding tryptophan synthase, alpha chain (COGs: COG0159 Tryptophan synthase alpha chain~InterPro IPR002028:IPR018204~KEGG: sai:Saci_1422 tryptophan synthase subunit alpha~PFAM: tryptophan synthase alpha chain~SPTR: Q4J8X8 Tryptophan synthase alpha chain~TIGRFAM: tryptophan synthase, alpha subunit~PFAM: Tryptophan synthase alpha chain~TIGRFAM: tryptophan synthase, alpha subunit), which produces MKYLVVYLTAGFPNDRIFMDIASKLKDRGVNYLEIGIPPKYAKYDGPVIRKSYRYVKSLSIDVWRILKETVKIVDIPIILLTYLEEYVDNYRQFLENVYSIGIDSILFPDLLIDLVDRYIEYIDIAKSIGIKIVLFVTPSMPDKFIENISPLSSHFLYYGIRPTTGIPIPITSSTLVKRIRGFVRNKLVVGFGLSIDEIADVVRAGADGIAIGSAIIEKLESNDFDGALKLIEDIRGVLNGVE; this is translated from the coding sequence ATGAAGTATCTAGTTGTGTATCTCACAGCTGGTTTTCCAAATGATAGAATATTCATGGATATTGCAAGCAAATTGAAGGATAGAGGCGTTAACTATCTAGAGATAGGTATACCTCCAAAATATGCTAAATATGATGGACCTGTGATTAGGAAGAGCTATAGATATGTAAAGTCGTTGAGTATAGATGTGTGGAGAATTCTGAAAGAGACTGTAAAGATTGTTGATATACCCATAATCCTACTAACATATCTAGAGGAATATGTTGATAACTATAGACAATTCCTAGAAAATGTATATAGCATTGGTATTGACTCTATACTATTCCCAGATCTATTGATAGACCTTGTCGATAGATATATAGAGTATATCGATATAGCTAAGTCTATAGGTATAAAGATAGTTCTATTTGTTACACCGTCAATGCCCGATAAATTCATAGAGAATATATCACCACTATCAAGCCACTTTCTATACTATGGAATTAGGCCTACAACTGGTATACCAATACCAATAACATCTTCTACATTGGTTAAAAGGATTAGGGGATTTGTAAGGAACAAACTTGTAGTAGGATTTGGACTATCTATAGATGAGATTGCAGATGTTGTAAGAGCTGGTGCTGATGGTATAGCAATAGGCTCGGCAATTATTGAAAAACTTGAGTCTAATGATTTTGATGGTGCTCTAAAGCTTATTGAGGATATAAGGGGTGTTCTCAATGGTGTCGAATAG